In Streptomyces capitiformicae, one genomic interval encodes:
- a CDS encoding serine/threonine-protein kinase — protein MSDQRPTPPYTPASGEAALKQAGGTPLRPADPAHIGPYAPLGLLGSGGMGRVYLARPGDDRPGLAAVKVIRPEYAEDAEFRRRFEREATVHGRVRTPYAPQLLGTGFDDELLWMATEYLPGLNLADAVRACGKLEPAGMWRLVAELGRALTALTAAGVVHRDLKPSNVILSSRGAHVIDFGISQAVDSSAITTTGNRVGTPAYMSPEYLRDGRCDTASDVFSLACTLVYAATEHAPFGDGTGVDVMHRVAFEEPKPEIMAEVAAADAELGRLLTACLAKDPGGRPTPRQLIDAATAAGHSPDGASAWQEPLNARLLERRQACETLAHATAQQTGHFRTPTQRVTAPTPGPAFGPPTPPGAYGPPTPPAPVQYGAPATPAPHPAVAPSQQPHANQAEKKTKRKKPYFAVLAGLAVCAVAVSAFLVTGPLFDDTASSSPSTSETSETSETSDTTASDDETASSPSPDSSPSPSPTKSGKERQEKEDKETGGSTADDGQDGSSDSGGGNDGARPTATVTATSGGGTGNTPSTAPTKTATKPADPPWLTQCTYYSGTELTQYGDENKRVTQVQCMLVNRGYGIGSAGVDGQFGKDTLAAVKQFQSDKRLSVDGDVGVNTWAALRRST, from the coding sequence ATGTCGGACCAGCGGCCCACGCCGCCCTACACACCTGCGTCCGGTGAGGCCGCGCTGAAACAGGCGGGCGGGACCCCGCTGCGCCCCGCCGACCCGGCGCACATCGGCCCGTACGCGCCGCTCGGGCTGCTCGGCAGCGGCGGCATGGGGCGGGTCTATCTGGCGCGGCCCGGCGACGACCGGCCGGGACTCGCCGCGGTGAAGGTGATCCGGCCGGAGTACGCCGAGGACGCCGAGTTCCGGCGGCGGTTCGAGCGCGAGGCCACCGTGCACGGACGGGTCCGCACGCCGTACGCCCCACAGTTGCTCGGCACCGGCTTCGACGACGAACTGCTCTGGATGGCCACGGAGTATCTGCCCGGCCTGAACCTCGCCGACGCCGTCCGCGCGTGCGGCAAGCTGGAACCGGCCGGAATGTGGCGACTGGTGGCGGAACTCGGGCGGGCCCTCACGGCGCTGACCGCCGCCGGTGTCGTCCACCGGGACCTCAAGCCGTCCAACGTGATCCTGTCGTCGCGGGGCGCGCATGTGATCGACTTCGGCATCTCCCAGGCTGTGGACAGCAGCGCCATCACCACCACCGGCAACCGGGTCGGCACCCCCGCGTACATGTCGCCCGAGTATCTGCGGGACGGCCGCTGCGACACCGCCTCCGACGTGTTCTCGCTCGCCTGCACGCTCGTCTACGCCGCCACCGAGCACGCCCCGTTCGGCGACGGCACCGGCGTGGACGTGATGCACCGGGTCGCGTTCGAGGAGCCCAAGCCGGAGATCATGGCCGAAGTCGCCGCAGCGGACGCCGAGTTGGGCAGGCTGCTGACCGCGTGCCTCGCCAAGGACCCCGGCGGGCGTCCCACCCCACGGCAACTGATCGACGCGGCCACGGCCGCCGGGCACAGTCCTGACGGGGCTTCCGCGTGGCAGGAGCCCCTGAACGCCCGGCTGCTGGAACGACGCCAGGCCTGCGAGACCCTGGCCCACGCCACCGCCCAGCAGACAGGCCATTTCCGCACCCCCACCCAACGCGTCACCGCCCCCACCCCCGGCCCGGCCTTCGGCCCACCGACACCCCCGGGCGCGTACGGCCCCCCGACCCCACCCGCACCGGTCCAGTACGGCGCGCCCGCAACTCCCGCTCCCCACCCGGCAGTGGCTCCGAGCCAGCAGCCCCATGCGAACCAGGCCGAGAAGAAGACGAAGCGGAAGAAGCCGTACTTCGCCGTCCTCGCGGGATTGGCCGTGTGTGCCGTGGCCGTGAGCGCCTTCCTGGTCACCGGCCCGCTCTTCGACGACACGGCCTCCTCGTCCCCGAGCACCTCCGAGACATCCGAGACATCCGAGACCTCCGACACCACCGCGTCCGACGACGAGACGGCCTCCTCCCCCTCGCCCGACTCCTCGCCGTCCCCCTCCCCCACCAAGTCGGGCAAGGAACGGCAGGAGAAAGAGGACAAGGAGACAGGCGGATCGACCGCGGACGACGGACAGGACGGCTCGTCCGACTCCGGCGGCGGCAACGACGGGGCCCGGCCCACGGCCACCGTCACCGCCACGTCCGGCGGCGGCACCGGCAACACGCCCAGCACCGCGCCGACCAAGACCGCGACGAAGCCCGCCGATCCGCCGTGGCTCACCCAGTGCACGTACTACTCCGGCACCGAACTGACCCAGTACGGCGACGAGAACAAGCGCGTCACACAGGTCCAGTGCATGCTGGTCAACCGCGGCTACGGCATCGGCAGCGCGGGCGTCGACGGCCAGTTCGGCAAGGACACACTCGCCGCGGTCAAACAGTTCCAGAGCGACAAGCGCCTCTCCGTCGACGGCGACGTCGGCGTCAACACCTGGGCTGCGCTGCGCAGGTCGACGTAG
- the purH gene encoding bifunctional phosphoribosylaminoimidazolecarboxamide formyltransferase/IMP cyclohydrolase: MTADSTVTAESGKRGIRRALVSVYDKTGLEDLARGLNEAGVELVSTGSTAAKIAAAGVPVTKVEELTGFPECLDGRVKTLHPRVHAGILADLRLEDHRRQLAELGVEPFDLVVVNLYPFQETVASGATPDECVEQIDIGGPSMVRAAAKNHPSVAVVTSPARYADVLAAVRDGGFDLATRKRLAAEAFRHTAEYDVAVAGWFLGEYAGDGEEFPSFIGVTYERKQILRYGENPHQPAALYTGGCGGLAGAEQLHGKEMSYNNYTDTDAARRAAYDHTEPAVAIIKHANPCGIAIGADVAEAHRKAHACDPLSAFGGVIAVNRPVSKEMAEQVAEIFTEVIVAPDYEEGALEALARKKNIRVLRCPEAPEPVAEFRPIDGGGLAQVTDVFQAEGDDPANWTLATGEALSEPELAELAFAWKACRAVKSNAILLAKDGASVGVGMGQVNRVDSAKLAVERAGAERAQGSYAASDAFFPFPDGLEILTAAGVKAVVQPGGSVRDELVVEAAQKAGITMYFTGTRHFFH, translated from the coding sequence GTGACCGCCGACAGCACTGTCACGGCCGAGAGCGGCAAGCGGGGCATTCGTCGCGCGCTTGTCAGCGTCTACGACAAGACGGGCCTCGAGGACCTCGCGCGCGGCCTGAACGAGGCGGGCGTCGAACTCGTCTCCACCGGCTCCACCGCCGCGAAGATCGCCGCCGCCGGTGTCCCCGTCACCAAGGTCGAGGAGCTCACCGGCTTCCCCGAGTGCCTGGACGGCCGGGTCAAGACCCTGCACCCGCGCGTGCACGCCGGCATCCTCGCCGACCTGCGCCTCGAGGACCACCGGCGGCAGCTCGCCGAGCTCGGCGTGGAGCCGTTCGACCTCGTCGTCGTGAACCTCTACCCGTTCCAGGAGACCGTCGCCTCGGGCGCCACGCCCGACGAGTGCGTCGAGCAGATCGACATCGGCGGCCCGTCGATGGTCCGCGCGGCCGCCAAGAACCACCCCTCGGTCGCCGTCGTCACCAGCCCGGCCCGGTACGCCGACGTCCTCGCCGCCGTGCGTGACGGCGGCTTCGACCTCGCCACCCGCAAGCGGCTCGCCGCCGAGGCGTTCCGGCACACGGCCGAGTACGACGTGGCGGTCGCCGGCTGGTTCCTCGGGGAGTACGCCGGTGACGGCGAGGAGTTCCCGAGCTTCATCGGCGTGACGTACGAGCGCAAGCAGATCCTGCGGTACGGCGAGAACCCGCACCAGCCCGCCGCGCTCTACACAGGTGGTTGCGGCGGCCTGGCCGGTGCCGAGCAGCTGCACGGCAAGGAGATGTCGTACAACAACTACACGGACACGGACGCCGCCCGCCGTGCCGCGTACGACCACACCGAGCCGGCCGTCGCGATCATCAAGCACGCCAACCCGTGCGGTATCGCGATCGGTGCCGATGTCGCCGAGGCGCACCGCAAGGCGCACGCCTGTGACCCGCTGTCCGCGTTCGGCGGGGTCATCGCCGTCAACCGGCCGGTCAGCAAGGAGATGGCGGAGCAGGTCGCCGAGATCTTCACCGAGGTCATCGTCGCGCCCGACTACGAGGAGGGCGCCCTCGAAGCGCTCGCCAGGAAGAAGAACATCCGTGTGCTGCGCTGCCCCGAGGCGCCCGAACCGGTCGCGGAGTTCCGCCCGATCGACGGCGGCGGCCTCGCCCAGGTGACGGACGTCTTCCAGGCCGAGGGCGACGACCCCGCCAACTGGACCCTGGCGACGGGTGAGGCGCTGTCCGAGCCGGAGCTGGCCGAGCTGGCCTTCGCCTGGAAGGCCTGCCGCGCCGTCAAGTCCAACGCGATCCTCCTCGCCAAGGACGGCGCCTCGGTCGGCGTCGGCATGGGGCAGGTCAACCGCGTCGACTCCGCGAAGCTCGCCGTCGAACGCGCCGGCGCCGAGCGCGCCCAGGGCTCGTACGCCGCCTCCGACGCGTTCTTCCCGTTCCCCGACGGGCTCGAGATCCTGACCGCGGCCGGCGTCAAGGCCGTCGTCCAGCCCGGGGGTTCGGTCCGCGACGAGCTGGTCGTCGAGGCCGCTCAGAAGGCGGGCATCACGATGTACTTCACGGGCACGCGGCACTTCTTCCACTGA
- the purN gene encoding phosphoribosylglycinamide formyltransferase, whose protein sequence is MAAKPVAKRLVVLVSGSGTNLQALLDAIATTGIEAYGAEIVAVGADRGGIEGLARAERAALPTFVRRVKDYGTREEWDAALTEAVAAYEPDLVVSAGFMKILGKEFLARFGGRVVNTHPALLPSFPGAHGVRDALAYGARVTGCTVHFVDDGVDTGPIIAQGVVEVRDEDDESALHERIKEVERRLLVDVVGRLARNGYRIEGRKVVIQ, encoded by the coding sequence GTGGCCGCCAAGCCCGTGGCCAAGCGCCTCGTCGTGCTGGTATCCGGATCCGGCACCAACCTCCAGGCGCTGCTGGACGCCATCGCGACGACCGGCATCGAGGCCTACGGCGCCGAGATCGTGGCCGTCGGGGCCGATCGCGGCGGCATCGAAGGGCTCGCCCGGGCCGAGCGCGCCGCGCTGCCGACCTTCGTCCGCCGCGTCAAGGACTACGGGACGCGCGAGGAATGGGACGCCGCCCTCACCGAGGCCGTCGCCGCGTACGAGCCCGATCTCGTCGTGTCCGCCGGGTTCATGAAGATCCTCGGCAAGGAGTTCCTCGCGCGTTTCGGCGGGCGGGTCGTGAACACCCACCCCGCGCTGCTGCCCAGTTTTCCCGGAGCCCACGGTGTGCGGGACGCGCTCGCGTACGGCGCCAGGGTCACCGGCTGCACCGTCCACTTCGTCGACGACGGCGTCGACACCGGACCGATCATCGCCCAGGGCGTGGTGGAGGTCCGGGACGAGGACGACGAGAGCGCTCTGCACGAGCGCATCAAGGAAGTCGAGCGAAGGCTGCTCGTCGATGTCGTGGGGCGGCTCGCCCGCAACGGCTATCGCATTGAGGGACGAAAGGTAGTTATCCAGTGA
- a CDS encoding cell division protein PerM, with translation MTHVNDRKDPNNPKGALGRNGPNDPIAAPDHPADHGWPAPRRQSKLVAGVLGGMLAAGLGLGAFAALVTLLWISSPYPDSGPEGALHVAAALWLLSHGVELIRADTLSGDPAPVGLVPLLLLALPTVLLHRSARDHANAGLGTTARMTWVGLVIGYTVVGGAVTLYASGGALRPSWLWAIVCVPLLAALAAGTGMWMARGRPQLRLPASLGGAPETEWRLRLMAAAGRAAGAGVLVLVGGGALLVAVSLVWHGDVARGSFPQLTEGWSGRFAVLLLCVTLVPNAAVWGAAYALGPGFVLGAGHVVGPLVAAAPAATLLPPLPLLAAVPGGVPTPVTWAVGAVPLAAGVTVGCFTAARAAVKPGAPWSVRRTTAATLLAAAVCALAFAFLTLLAAGPLGLAALAHFGPLWWQTGGAAGAWVGAVGLPVSLAARWWHVRQRKGSTTRTATAPQKPRGERKATEGGVFRRGWKATEGGVFRRGWKATEGGVFRRGRKASEGGVLRRRRNATEAEADSAERTDRADKGRRFRGFRRKPGVASAVTRHDKREATALSSGIHQGEPGAAGLTQSEPTSGTRPGPGTGAGPDVGSALDPEEATGEAREQAS, from the coding sequence GTGACGCACGTGAACGACCGAAAAGACCCAAACAACCCAAAAGGAGCGCTTGGCCGCAACGGCCCGAACGATCCGATCGCCGCGCCGGACCACCCCGCCGACCACGGTTGGCCGGCGCCGCGCCGGCAGTCCAAGCTGGTCGCCGGGGTGCTCGGCGGGATGCTGGCGGCGGGGCTCGGGCTCGGGGCGTTCGCCGCGCTCGTGACGCTGCTGTGGATCAGTTCGCCGTACCCGGACAGCGGGCCGGAGGGGGCGCTGCACGTGGCGGCGGCGCTGTGGCTCCTGTCCCACGGCGTGGAGCTGATCCGCGCCGACACGCTCTCGGGCGACCCCGCCCCGGTGGGCCTCGTCCCCCTGCTGCTGCTCGCCCTGCCGACCGTCCTGCTGCACCGTTCGGCCCGCGACCACGCGAACGCCGGCCTCGGGACGACGGCCCGTATGACATGGGTCGGTCTCGTCATCGGCTACACGGTCGTCGGCGGCGCCGTCACCCTGTACGCCTCGGGTGGGGCGCTGCGGCCCTCGTGGCTGTGGGCCATCGTCTGCGTACCGCTGCTGGCGGCGCTCGCGGCGGGCACGGGGATGTGGATGGCGCGCGGGCGCCCCCAACTGCGCCTGCCCGCCTCTCTGGGCGGCGCTCCGGAGACAGAGTGGCGACTGCGGCTGATGGCTGCCGCCGGACGTGCCGCCGGGGCGGGCGTGCTGGTGCTGGTCGGCGGCGGTGCCCTGCTCGTGGCGGTTTCCCTGGTGTGGCACGGAGACGTCGCCCGCGGTTCCTTCCCCCAGCTCACCGAGGGGTGGTCGGGCCGTTTCGCCGTACTGCTGCTGTGCGTGACCCTGGTCCCGAACGCGGCGGTGTGGGGGGCGGCCTACGCGCTCGGCCCGGGGTTCGTCCTGGGCGCCGGGCATGTCGTCGGGCCCTTGGTCGCGGCGGCTCCGGCCGCCACCCTGCTGCCGCCGTTGCCGTTGCTCGCCGCGGTGCCGGGGGGCGTGCCCACGCCGGTGACCTGGGCGGTGGGGGCGGTACCCCTGGCCGCAGGGGTGACGGTGGGCTGCTTCACGGCGGCCCGGGCCGCCGTGAAGCCGGGCGCACCCTGGTCCGTCCGGCGCACAACCGCCGCGACCCTTCTCGCCGCCGCCGTCTGCGCCCTGGCCTTCGCCTTCCTCACCCTCCTCGCCGCCGGCCCCCTCGGCCTCGCCGCCCTCGCCCACTTCGGCCCCCTCTGGTGGCAGACGGGCGGCGCCGCCGGGGCCTGGGTGGGTGCGGTGGGGCTGCCGGTGTCCCTCGCGGCCCGCTGGTGGCACGTACGGCAACGGAAGGGGTCGACGACGAGGACGGCGACGGCACCACAGAAGCCCCGGGGCGAGCGGAAGGCGACCGAGGGAGGCGTGTTCCGGCGAGGGTGGAAGGCGACCGAGGGAGGCGTGTTCCGGCGAGGGTGGAAGGCGACCGAGGGAGGCGTGTTCCGGCGAGGGCGGAAGGCGTCGGAGGGCGGGGTGCTCCGGCGACGGCGGAACGCGACGGAGGCGGAAGCGGACAGCGCGGAGCGGACAGACAGGGCGGACAAGGGCAGACGGTTCCGAGGGTTCCGGCGGAAGCCGGGAGTGGCGTCGGCCGTGACGCGCCACGACAAGCGGGAAGCAACTGCACTCAGCTCCGGCATTCATCAGGGCGAGCCGGGAGCGGCCGGACTCACCCAGTCCGAGCCGACCTCGGGAACCCGACCCGGGCCCGGAACCGGAGCCGGACCGGACGTCGGATCCGCCCTCGACCCCGAGGAAGCAACCGGCGAGGCCCGGGAACAAGCCTCCTGA
- a CDS encoding SigE family RNA polymerase sigma factor, whose product MTGAPGEQSVDERSAQGGPEWYLQPLRTDADAHDPDLAPKPLTPAQAFDALYAYCAPALVQQTYLLTGRRQQARDAVERAFQLAWQRWPEVAIDRDPAGWVRATAHEFALSPWHRLRPRVPLPFRHPEPRPDDPTGRALLDVLMKLPPPYRRTLVLYDGLGLDLPETAAETEASTAATAGRLLYARATVAAHLPEPVAPGTLHRLLAELPAGIRPRPTKPIALRARADLRARRWIHAAIAFTTLLLTTTALTLHTAPDHYEPPIPQGTPIRGVPPRTAPGPLSEPQRQLRAKLRSESAAGPERLHPEAQ is encoded by the coding sequence GTGACCGGGGCCCCCGGTGAGCAGTCAGTCGATGAGCGATCGGCCCAGGGCGGGCCCGAGTGGTACCTGCAGCCCCTCCGCACGGACGCCGACGCCCACGATCCCGACCTGGCGCCCAAGCCCCTGACGCCCGCCCAGGCCTTCGACGCGCTCTACGCGTACTGCGCCCCGGCCCTCGTACAGCAGACCTACCTGCTCACCGGGCGGCGCCAACAGGCCCGCGACGCGGTGGAACGCGCCTTCCAACTTGCCTGGCAGCGCTGGCCGGAGGTGGCCATCGACCGCGACCCGGCCGGGTGGGTGCGGGCGACGGCACACGAGTTCGCGCTCTCCCCCTGGCACCGACTACGCCCCCGCGTCCCCCTCCCCTTCCGCCACCCGGAGCCACGGCCGGACGACCCCACCGGCCGCGCTCTGCTCGACGTACTGATGAAACTGCCGCCCCCGTACCGGCGTACCCTCGTCCTCTACGACGGTCTCGGCCTCGACCTGCCCGAAACGGCCGCCGAGACGGAGGCGAGCACAGCCGCCACGGCGGGTCGCCTCTTGTACGCGCGCGCGACGGTGGCCGCCCACCTCCCGGAACCGGTCGCGCCCGGCACGCTGCACCGCCTCTTGGCCGAACTCCCCGCCGGGATCCGACCCCGCCCCACCAAACCGATCGCGCTCCGCGCCCGAGCCGACCTCCGCGCCCGCCGGTGGATCCACGCCGCCATCGCCTTCACCACCCTCCTCCTCACCACCACCGCCCTGACCCTCCACACCGCCCCCGACCACTACGAACCCCCGATCCCCCAAGGCACCCCCATCCGCGGAGTACCCCCGAGAACAGCCCCCGGCCCCCTCTCCGAGCCCCAACGGCAACTCCGCGCAAAACTCAGATCAGAGTCAGCGGCAGGCCCAGAACGCCTACACCCGGAAGCCCAATGA
- the sucD gene encoding succinate--CoA ligase subunit alpha, translating to MAIFLNKDSKVIVQGMTGATGMKHTKLMLADGTNIVGGVNPRKAGTTVDVDGTEIPVFGTVAEAMEKTGANVSVLFVPPAFARAAVVEAIEAEIPLAVVITEGIAVHDSAAFYAYAVEKGNKTRIIGPNCPGLITPGQSNAGIIPGDITKPGRIGLVSKSGTLTYQMMYELRDIGFSSAVGIGGDPVIGTTHIDALAAFEADPDTDLIVMIGEIGGDAEERAADFIKANVKKPVVGYVAGFTAPEGKTMGHAGAIVSGSSGTAAAKKEALEAAGVKVGKTPTETAKLAREILGG from the coding sequence ATGGCTATCTTCCTCAACAAGGACTCCAAGGTCATCGTCCAGGGCATGACCGGTGCCACGGGCATGAAGCACACCAAGCTCATGCTGGCCGACGGCACGAACATCGTCGGTGGCGTGAACCCGCGCAAGGCGGGCACGACCGTCGACGTCGACGGCACCGAGATCCCGGTCTTCGGCACCGTCGCCGAGGCGATGGAGAAGACGGGCGCGAACGTATCCGTCCTCTTCGTGCCGCCGGCCTTCGCCAGGGCCGCCGTCGTCGAGGCGATCGAAGCGGAGATTCCGCTGGCCGTCGTCATCACCGAGGGCATCGCGGTGCACGACTCCGCCGCGTTCTACGCGTACGCGGTCGAGAAGGGCAACAAGACCCGCATCATCGGTCCGAACTGCCCGGGTCTGATCACCCCCGGTCAGTCGAACGCCGGCATCATCCCCGGTGACATCACCAAGCCGGGGCGTATCGGTCTGGTGTCGAAGTCCGGCACGCTGACGTACCAGATGATGTACGAGCTGCGTGACATCGGCTTCTCGTCGGCCGTCGGTATCGGTGGCGACCCGGTCATCGGTACGACGCACATCGACGCGCTCGCCGCGTTCGAGGCCGACCCCGACACCGACCTCATCGTGATGATCGGTGAGATCGGTGGTGACGCGGAGGAGCGGGCCGCCGACTTCATCAAGGCGAACGTGAAGAAGCCGGTCGTCGGTTACGTCGCGGGCTTCACCGCGCCCGAGGGCAAGACGATGGGTCACGCCGGTGCCATCGTGTCCGGGTCCTCCGGTACGGCCGCCGCGAAGAAGGAGGCCCTCGAGGCCGCCGGTGTCAAGGTCGGCAAGACCCCGACCGAGACGGCGAAGCTGGCGCGGGAGATCCTGGGCGGCTGA
- the sucC gene encoding ADP-forming succinate--CoA ligase subunit beta, translating to MDLFEYQARDLFAKHDVPVLAGEVIDTPEAAREITERLGGKSVVKAQVKVGGRGKAGGVKLAATPDEAVARATDILGMDIKGHTVHKVMIAETAPEIVEEYYVSFLLDRTNRTFLSIASVEGGMEIEEVAATRPEAVAKTPIDANEGVTPEKAREIVEAANFPAEVADKVADILVTLWKTFVAEDALLVEVNPLAKVASGDVIALDGKVSLDENAEFRQPEHEALVDHASANPLEAAAKEKNLNYVKLDGEVGIIGNGAGLVMSTLDVVAYAGEAHGGVKPANFLDIGGGASAAVMANGLEIILGDPDVKSVFVNVFGGITACDEVANGIVQALQLLADRGEEVTKPLVVRLDGNNAELGRKILSDANHPLVQRVDTMDGAADKAAELAAAK from the coding sequence GTGGACCTGTTCGAGTACCAGGCGAGGGACCTCTTCGCCAAGCACGATGTACCGGTGCTGGCCGGTGAAGTCATCGACACGCCTGAGGCGGCGCGCGAGATCACTGAGCGTCTGGGCGGCAAGTCCGTCGTCAAGGCGCAGGTGAAGGTCGGTGGTCGAGGCAAGGCCGGCGGCGTCAAGCTCGCCGCCACCCCGGACGAGGCCGTCGCCCGCGCGACGGACATCCTCGGCATGGACATCAAGGGCCACACGGTCCACAAGGTGATGATCGCCGAGACCGCTCCGGAGATCGTCGAGGAGTACTACGTCTCCTTCCTCCTCGACCGCACCAACCGCACCTTCCTCTCCATCGCCTCCGTCGAGGGTGGCATGGAGATCGAGGAGGTGGCGGCCACCCGCCCCGAGGCCGTCGCCAAGACCCCGATCGACGCCAACGAGGGCGTGACCCCCGAGAAGGCGCGCGAGATCGTCGAGGCCGCGAACTTCCCGGCCGAGGTCGCCGACAAGGTCGCCGACATCCTCGTCACCCTGTGGAAGACCTTCGTCGCCGAGGACGCGCTCCTCGTCGAGGTCAACCCGCTGGCGAAGGTCGCCTCCGGTGACGTCATCGCCCTCGACGGCAAGGTCTCCCTGGACGAGAACGCCGAGTTCCGTCAGCCGGAGCACGAGGCGCTCGTCGACCACGCGTCGGCGAACCCCCTCGAGGCCGCGGCCAAGGAGAAGAACCTCAACTACGTCAAGCTCGACGGTGAGGTCGGCATCATCGGCAACGGCGCGGGTCTCGTCATGAGCACCCTGGACGTCGTGGCGTACGCCGGTGAGGCGCACGGTGGCGTCAAGCCCGCCAACTTCCTCGACATCGGCGGTGGCGCCTCCGCCGCCGTCATGGCGAACGGCCTGGAGATCATCCTCGGCGACCCGGACGTCAAGTCCGTGTTCGTCAACGTCTTCGGTGGCATCACCGCCTGTGACGAGGTCGCCAACGGCATCGTGCAGGCGCTGCAGCTGCTCGCGGACCGCGGTGAGGAAGTCACCAAGCCGCTGGTCGTCCGTCTGGACGGCAACAACGCCGAGCTGGGTCGCAAGATCCTCTCCGACGCCAACCACCCGCTGGTGCAGCGTGTGGACACCATGGACGGCGCGGCCGACAAGGCCGCCGAGCTCGCGGCTGCGAAGTAA
- a CDS encoding VWA domain-containing protein: MTTGTTGVDTAAADERLRRWRLVLGGDSADGTGRVLSGQDAAMDQALTALYGKGDKPQTGRERSAGLGASAPSVARWLGDIRTYFPSSVVQVMQRDAIDRLGLSALLLEPEMLEAVEADVHLVGTLLSLNKAMPETTKETARAVVRKVVEDLEKRLATRTRATLTGALDRSARVNRPRHHDIDWNRTISANLKNYLPEYRTVVPERLIGYGRASQSVKKDVVLCIDQSGSMAASVVYASVFGAVLASMRSISTRLVVFDTAVVDLTDQLDDPVDVLFGTQLGGGTDINRALAYCQSQITRPADTVVVLISDLYEGGIRDEMLKRVAAMKASGVQFVTLLALSDEGAPAYDREHAAALAALGAPAFACTPDLFPEVMAAAIEKRPLPIPDGV, encoded by the coding sequence ATGACGACGGGGACAACAGGGGTGGACACGGCCGCGGCCGACGAGCGGCTCAGGCGGTGGCGGCTCGTGCTGGGCGGGGACTCGGCGGACGGTACCGGGCGTGTCCTGAGCGGGCAGGACGCGGCGATGGACCAGGCGTTGACCGCGCTGTACGGGAAGGGGGACAAGCCGCAGACGGGGCGGGAGCGTTCGGCGGGGCTCGGGGCGTCGGCGCCGTCGGTGGCGCGGTGGCTCGGGGATATCCGGACGTACTTCCCCTCCTCCGTCGTCCAGGTCATGCAGCGAGACGCCATCGACCGGCTGGGCCTGTCGGCGCTGCTGCTGGAGCCGGAGATGCTGGAGGCGGTGGAGGCCGACGTCCACCTCGTCGGCACGCTGCTGTCGCTCAACAAGGCCATGCCGGAGACGACCAAGGAGACCGCGCGTGCCGTCGTGCGCAAGGTCGTCGAAGACCTGGAGAAGCGGCTCGCCACCCGCACCCGGGCCACCCTCACCGGCGCCCTCGACCGCAGCGCCCGTGTCAACCGGCCGCGCCACCACGACATCGACTGGAACCGCACGATCTCGGCCAACCTCAAGAACTACCTGCCGGAGTACCGGACGGTGGTGCCCGAGCGGCTGATCGGGTACGGGCGGGCCTCGCAGTCGGTGAAGAAGGACGTCGTCCTCTGCATCGACCAGTCGGGATCGATGGCGGCGTCCGTCGTCTACGCGTCCGTGTTCGGGGCGGTGCTGGCGTCCATGCGGTCCATCAGCACCCGGCTTGTCGTCTTCGACACGGCCGTCGTCGATCTCACCGACCAGCTCGACGACCCGGTCGACGTCCTCTTCGGCACCCAGCTCGGCGGTGGCACGGACATCAACAGGGCGCTCGCGTACTGCCAGTCGCAGATCACCCGGCCCGCGGACACGGTGGTCGTGCTGATCAGCGACCTCTACGAGGGCGGGATACGCGACGAGATGCTGAAGCGGGTGGCGGCGATGAAGGCGTCGGGGGTGCAGTTCGTGACGTTGCTCGCGCTCTCCGACGAGGGGGCGCCCGCGTACGACCGCGAGCATGCGGCGGCGCTCGCGGCCCTCGGCGCACCGGCGTTCGCCTGCACGCCCGATCTCTTCCCCGAGGTGATGGCGGCGGCGATCGAGAAACGGCCATTGCCGATACCGGATGGTGTCTGA